One part of the Anaerofustis stercorihominis DSM 17244 genome encodes these proteins:
- a CDS encoding Na/Pi cotransporter family protein, with amino-acid sequence MDIMMLIQLFGGLGLFLYGMDLMGEGLKKAAGNKLKDILNKVTSNPIKALALGTIVTMIIQSSSATTVLVVGLVNANLMTLAQAAGVILGADIGTTITGQIIALNLSDYAPLFIGIGAAILMFANKDKLKHVAECILGFGILFFGISVMSTVLKPLADNPFFTNMLVSLGHYPILGLLAGVFVTAVIQSSSASIGLLQALAIGGAFAGVEGYEALGVVVPIVLGMNIGTCATAMIAMIGVEREAKQAAVFHLITKTVGVIWMMSLLFLTGAFAKDGHSFVFNFILSISGSDPTQQIANFHTMFNVINASLLLFLSKPIIKFIEKVLPVKKKDEESDFTLKLNDILLENPAFAVSEALNEVETMSEIAYKSVNLASNACINNEFENIEEVELLENLINKYETGIAEFVIKISALDASIQSADFTVHLHQVIHDIERIGDYCMSMVRIAQNKRDDGVVFSENATRELSEMYEMVRKNLRLAIDAFKEKDLTKAVKTDLMEEEIDKKEDELRKAHIDRLNRKSCTPEAGVVYFDIVADLERIGDYSAHIGGFVKEYVELLSRRQFDMLP; translated from the coding sequence ATGGATATTATGATGTTGATTCAGCTCTTCGGAGGCCTGGGTTTATTCCTTTACGGAATGGATCTTATGGGTGAAGGGCTAAAGAAAGCTGCAGGGAACAAACTCAAGGACATACTAAACAAGGTTACCAGTAATCCTATAAAGGCACTTGCTTTGGGTACGATAGTAACTATGATAATTCAAAGTTCTTCTGCGACGACTGTGCTTGTGGTAGGTCTTGTAAATGCAAACCTTATGACCCTTGCTCAGGCGGCAGGGGTGATTTTGGGGGCGGATATCGGTACTACCATAACGGGACAGATAATCGCTCTTAACCTATCGGACTACGCACCTTTATTCATAGGTATAGGTGCAGCCATACTTATGTTTGCGAACAAGGATAAACTAAAACACGTTGCGGAATGTATTTTGGGTTTTGGTATTTTATTTTTCGGCATAAGCGTTATGTCTACGGTTTTAAAACCTCTTGCAGACAATCCATTCTTTACCAATATGCTTGTAAGTTTGGGACATTACCCGATCCTCGGTCTTCTTGCAGGCGTCTTTGTAACGGCAGTGATACAGTCTTCTTCCGCATCTATCGGCTTGCTTCAGGCTCTCGCAATCGGCGGTGCTTTTGCCGGAGTTGAGGGATATGAAGCTCTTGGTGTGGTCGTTCCTATAGTTTTAGGTATGAATATCGGAACATGTGCAACGGCTATGATAGCAATGATAGGTGTTGAAAGAGAGGCTAAACAGGCGGCGGTATTTCATCTTATTACCAAAACAGTTGGGGTAATATGGATGATGTCTTTATTATTCTTAACAGGAGCGTTTGCTAAAGACGGGCATAGTTTTGTTTTTAATTTTATATTATCAATATCGGGAAGTGATCCTACTCAGCAGATCGCAAACTTCCATACTATGTTCAACGTAATCAACGCATCGTTGTTATTATTCTTAAGTAAACCTATTATTAAGTTTATAGAGAAAGTTCTGCCGGTGAAAAAAAAAGACGAGGAAAGCGATTTTACACTCAAATTGAATGATATTTTGTTGGAAAATCCCGCATTTGCTGTTTCGGAAGCGTTAAACGAAGTCGAAACAATGTCGGAAATCGCTTATAAATCGGTAAATCTCGCCTCGAATGCATGCATAAACAATGAATTTGAAAATATCGAAGAGGTCGAGCTTTTGGAAAATCTAATCAATAAGTACGAAACGGGAATCGCAGAATTCGTTATAAAGATTTCCGCTTTGGACGCAAGCATTCAAAGTGCGGATTTTACCGTCCATCTTCATCAGGTAATACACGATATCGAAAGGATAGGTGATTACTGTATGAGTATGGTGAGAATTGCGCAGAATAAAAGAGACGACGGCGTGGTCTTCAGTGAAAATGCAACGAGAGAGTTAAGTGAAATGTATGAAATGGTAAGAAAGAATTTAAGACTTGCTATAGACGCATTTAAAGAAAAAGATTTAACAAAGGCCGTTAAAACGGACCTTATGGAAGAAGAAATAGATAAAAAAGAAGATGAACTCAGAAAAGCACACATAGACAGACTTAACAGAAAGTCTTGCACTCCCGAAGCCGGTGTTGTATACTTTGATATAGTAGCCGATTTGGAAAGAATCGGCGATTACAGTGCACATATCGGAGGTTTTGTAAAGGAATACGTGGAATTATTATCACGCAGACAATTTGACATGCTTCCATAG
- the trmL gene encoding tRNA (uridine(34)/cytosine(34)/5-carboxymethylaminomethyluridine(34)-2'-O)-methyltransferase TrmL codes for MFNIVLFNPEIPQNTGNIVRTCAVTDTKLHLIKPLGFSIKDKYLKRAGLDYWDEATISVYENFEDFLDKNDVKNLYLLTTKGDKNYTDFKFEENDYFMFGAETKGLPDYIHQKYPSTRLRIPMIPKENARCLNLSNSVAVLLYEALRQHNFESMK; via the coding sequence ATGTTTAATATTGTTTTATTTAATCCTGAAATTCCGCAGAATACCGGAAACATTGTAAGAACTTGTGCAGTAACAGATACAAAACTTCATCTTATAAAACCACTCGGCTTTAGTATAAAGGATAAATACTTAAAAAGAGCGGGTTTAGATTACTGGGATGAGGCAACAATAAGTGTATATGAAAATTTTGAAGATTTCCTTGATAAAAATGATGTAAAAAATCTTTATTTACTCACGACAAAAGGAGATAAGAATTACACTGATTTTAAATTTGAAGAAAATGATTATTTTATGTTCGGAGCCGAAACGAAAGGGCTTCCGGATTATATTCACCAAAAATATCCGAGTACAAGGCTTAGGATTCCCATGATACCGAAAGAGAATGCAAGGTGTTTAAATTTATCGAACAGCGTAGCGGTACTATTATATGAGGCACTTAGACAGCATAATTTCGAATCTATGAAATAA
- the trxB gene encoding thioredoxin-disulfide reductase, with protein MNYDVIIIGAGPAGLSAGLYASRSTLNTLIIEKAVVGGQITTTTEIENYPGASEVTGPELVEKMKEQCLSFGANIVSDEVISVEKKDDGMFYVKGSKEEYIGKTCIIASGSTPKELGIKGEREFRGMGVSYCATCDAGFFTGFEVCVVGGGDTALKEAIYLTKFAKKVTIIHRRDQFRGGKSWEKKARANDKVHFLLSHEPVEILGENGMVTGIKVKNKKTGEVYDYKTDGVFMFVGHNPNSTLVKNLVEVDEKGYIVTDNALQTSVKGLFVAGDVRQKNLRQVVTAASDGAICATGAEEYIDELI; from the coding sequence ATGAATTATGATGTAATTATTATCGGTGCGGGTCCCGCAGGTTTAAGCGCAGGGCTTTATGCATCAAGGTCTACACTAAATACTTTGATCATCGAAAAGGCAGTCGTAGGCGGACAGATTACCACTACAACCGAAATCGAAAATTATCCCGGAGCCAGTGAAGTTACGGGACCGGAACTCGTAGAAAAAATGAAAGAACAATGCCTTAGTTTCGGAGCGAATATAGTAAGTGACGAAGTAATAAGTGTTGAGAAAAAAGACGACGGGATGTTTTATGTTAAAGGCAGCAAAGAAGAATATATAGGAAAAACTTGTATTATCGCCTCAGGTTCTACACCTAAAGAACTTGGTATAAAAGGAGAGAGAGAATTCAGGGGGATGGGAGTATCTTACTGTGCCACTTGTGACGCCGGTTTCTTTACGGGCTTTGAAGTGTGTGTGGTAGGAGGCGGTGATACCGCTTTGAAAGAAGCGATATACTTAACCAAATTTGCAAAAAAAGTAACTATCATTCATAGGCGTGACCAGTTCAGAGGCGGAAAGAGCTGGGAAAAGAAAGCCAGAGCCAATGATAAAGTACATTTCTTACTAAGTCATGAACCGGTGGAAATCCTCGGTGAAAACGGTATGGTGACGGGAATAAAAGTCAAAAACAAGAAGACAGGGGAAGTATATGATTATAAGACAGACGGCGTTTTCATGTTCGTAGGTCATAATCCGAACAGTACTCTTGTTAAAAACTTGGTCGAAGTTGATGAAAAAGGTTATATAGTAACCGATAACGCTCTTCAAACGTCGGTAAAAGGACTTTTCGTTGCCGGAGATGTAAGACAGAAGAATTTAAGACAAGTCGTTACAGCGGCTTCTGACGGCGCTATATGCGCAACAGGTGCCGAAGAATATATAGATGAATTGATTTAG